Proteins co-encoded in one Anaerobaca lacustris genomic window:
- a CDS encoding MFS transporter codes for MTRSLAHIPFSPAKCPVFYGWPVVAVGALGVLMSVPGQTMGVSVFTDSLLTALGLTRGQLSTAYMCGTIGSACLMPYAGRLYDRLGSRVMAVVASVSLAIVLVVLSRSDVVAGHVATAFGLAAPTAAYAVIALAFFALRFWGQGVLTLTSHNMVAKWFDRRRGLASGLSGILTAMGFSIAPLALDGLIRQFGWRGAWVMMAAVVGGLFAVVASALYRDNPEDCGLRPDGAPPAEPDTANEEATSEPCWTLAEARRTWAFWTFSLSLALSALYTTGLTFHVVSIFDGAGMARTQAVMIFLPISVVAVLARFASGWLSDRVALQWLLAGMLASMATSMVGLSNLKPGWPVAMIITGNGLSMGIFGLLSAVTWANYFGRRHLGAISGLNMSMIVLLSAIGPVLFSTSLSRTGSYRSAALACLLATAVLLAAAARTRRPTQTRLWKGAPSGWRNPPATP; via the coding sequence GTGACAAGGAGTTTGGCCCATATCCCTTTTTCTCCGGCCAAGTGCCCGGTCTTCTACGGCTGGCCCGTCGTAGCCGTCGGCGCGCTGGGTGTGCTGATGAGCGTGCCGGGCCAGACGATGGGCGTCTCGGTGTTCACCGATTCCCTGTTGACGGCCCTGGGCCTGACGCGCGGCCAGCTCAGCACGGCGTACATGTGCGGCACGATCGGCAGCGCCTGTCTGATGCCCTACGCCGGGAGGCTGTACGACCGCCTCGGATCGCGCGTCATGGCGGTCGTTGCCAGCGTGTCTCTGGCGATCGTGCTGGTGGTCCTGAGCCGATCCGACGTGGTGGCCGGGCATGTGGCGACGGCCTTCGGACTGGCGGCCCCCACGGCGGCCTACGCCGTGATCGCGCTGGCGTTCTTCGCACTGCGGTTCTGGGGCCAGGGCGTCCTGACGCTCACCTCGCACAACATGGTCGCCAAATGGTTTGATCGCCGGCGCGGGTTGGCCAGCGGCCTGTCGGGCATCCTCACGGCGATGGGCTTCTCCATCGCACCGCTGGCATTGGACGGCCTGATCCGCCAGTTCGGCTGGCGCGGGGCCTGGGTGATGATGGCCGCTGTCGTCGGCGGCCTGTTCGCCGTCGTTGCCTCGGCCCTGTATCGCGACAACCCCGAGGATTGCGGCCTGCGCCCGGACGGCGCGCCGCCGGCTGAGCCTGATACTGCCAACGAGGAGGCAACGTCCGAGCCATGCTGGACTCTGGCCGAGGCCCGGCGGACGTGGGCGTTCTGGACCTTCTCGCTGAGCCTGGCCCTGTCGGCGCTCTATACGACCGGGCTGACGTTCCACGTGGTCTCGATCTTCGATGGCGCCGGCATGGCGCGCACCCAGGCGGTGATGATCTTCCTTCCGATCTCGGTCGTGGCGGTATTGGCGCGGTTTGCCTCCGGCTGGCTCAGCGACCGCGTTGCCCTGCAATGGCTGCTGGCGGGCATGCTCGCGTCGATGGCGACCTCGATGGTCGGTCTGTCGAACCTGAAGCCGGGCTGGCCCGTGGCGATGATCATCACCGGCAATGGCCTCTCGATGGGGATTTTCGGACTGCTCTCGGCCGTCACCTGGGCCAACTACTTCGGCCGCCGGCACCTCGGGGCCATCAGCGGACTGAACATGTCGATGATCGTTCTGCTCAGCGCGATCGGCCCCGTCCTGTTCAGTACCTCCCTGTCACGCACCGGATCGTACCGCTCGGCGG